In one window of Methanoculleus chikugoensis DNA:
- a CDS encoding type II toxin-antitoxin system HicA family toxin — MKVKDCIKMIEADGWYLVATRGSHRQYKHPSKPGRITIAGHPADDLAPGTLNSVLKQAGLKGRNE; from the coding sequence ATGAAAGTGAAAGACTGCATAAAGATGATCGAAGCGGACGGGTGGTACCTGGTGGCGACCCGGGGCAGCCACCGGCAGTATAAGCATCCGTCAAAACCAGGCCGGATCACCATCGCCGGGCATCCGGCGGACGATCTTGCTCCGGGAACGCTGAACAGCGTTCTCAAACAGGCAGGGCTGAAAGGGAGGAATGAATAA